Proteins co-encoded in one Planctomycetaceae bacterium genomic window:
- a CDS encoding transcriptional regulator, with product MDERTFDQIDEALCQRTRLAIMASLAAVGKLDFVEIKARLNLTAGNLSVHLSALEKAQYVRIEKSFQGRKPLTSVWMTDQGRKALKRYVNLLQSILSEP from the coding sequence ATGGACGAACGCACCTTCGATCAAATTGACGAGGCGCTTTGCCAGCGGACGCGACTGGCCATCATGGCGTCGCTGGCCGCGGTGGGCAAGCTGGACTTCGTCGAGATTAAGGCCCGCCTGAACCTCACAGCCGGCAATCTCTCGGTGCACCTGTCGGCCCTGGAGAAGGCCCAATATGTTCGAATTGAAAAGAGCTTTCAGGGAAGAAAGCCTCTGACCAGCGTATGGATGACCGATCAGGGCCGCAAGGCTTTGAAGAGGTACGTCAACCTGCTGCAGAGCATCCTGAGCGAGCCATAG
- a CDS encoding radical SAM protein: protein MKFKFVLPSLMEASGVCKKGVKYYRFPPLGLATLAAYLPPQTPIDLQDEHVEKLNLDDSPDVVVIQAYISSAYHAYQIADHYRAKGAHVCLGGLHPTSLPREASEHADSVFLGPGEDTWPRFLHDLAAGRPRRIYRSTHRCLVGMPSLRRDLIKRHLYLVPNTLVVSRGCPHHCQFCYKDAFYRGGPSFYTMRVDQALAEIQSLPGRHVCFLDDNLFGDVDFAQRLFDGMKGMGRVWLGAGTVQAILNRPDVIRKAADAGMRSLFIGFETLSEANLRSVGKLHNVHRDYNAAIRLLHDLGVMVNASFVFGMDGDDESVFARTLDWSVSQGIESATFHILTPYPGTGCSSGWSVKGVC, encoded by the coding sequence ATGAAGTTCAAGTTTGTATTGCCGTCACTGATGGAGGCTTCGGGCGTCTGCAAGAAAGGAGTCAAGTACTACCGTTTTCCGCCGCTGGGCCTGGCGACGCTGGCGGCGTATCTTCCGCCCCAGACGCCGATCGACCTGCAGGACGAGCACGTCGAGAAACTCAATCTCGACGACTCGCCCGACGTGGTGGTGATCCAGGCATACATCTCGTCGGCCTATCACGCCTATCAGATCGCCGACCATTACCGCGCCAAAGGCGCACACGTATGCCTGGGCGGGCTGCACCCCACTTCACTGCCCCGCGAGGCCTCAGAGCATGCCGACAGCGTCTTCCTGGGCCCCGGCGAAGACACCTGGCCGCGATTCCTGCATGACCTGGCCGCCGGCAGACCCCGCAGAATCTACCGCAGCACCCATCGCTGCCTGGTCGGCATGCCGTCGCTGCGCCGCGACCTGATCAAGCGGCACCTCTACCTGGTGCCCAACACGCTGGTGGTGTCGCGCGGCTGCCCGCACCACTGCCAGTTCTGCTATAAAGACGCCTTCTATCGCGGCGGCCCGAGCTTTTACACGATGCGAGTCGACCAGGCGCTGGCCGAAATCCAAAGCCTGCCGGGGCGCCACGTCTGCTTCCTGGACGACAACCTCTTCGGCGACGTCGACTTCGCCCAGCGCCTCTTCGACGGCATGAAGGGCATGGGGCGCGTGTGGCTGGGCGCCGGCACGGTGCAGGCCATCCTGAACCGCCCCGACGTCATCCGCAAGGCTGCCGACGCGGGCATGCGCAGTCTGTTCATCGGTTTTGAAACTCTCAGCGAGGCCAACCTTCGCAGCGTCGGCAAGCTGCATAACGTCCACCGCGACTACAACGCGGCCATCCGCCTGCTCCACGACCTGGGCGTCATGGTCAACGCCAGTTTCGTCTTCGGAATGGACGGCGACGACGAAAGCGTCTTTGCCCGCACGCTGGACTGGAGCGTCAGCCAGGGGATCGAGTCGGCCACGTTCCATATCCTCACGCCGTACCCGGGCACGGGCTGTTCGAGCGGATGGAGCGTCAAGGGCGTTTGCTGA